A stretch of Armatimonadota bacterium DNA encodes these proteins:
- the sucC gene encoding ADP-forming succinate--CoA ligase subunit beta: MVIFYRAEGGLVNPLGRISAHASGRDRMKLHEYQAKQLIQQFGATTPEGEVAETPEQARAIAEKIGRKVVVKAQVLMGGRGKAGGIKLADTPSEAESAAREIIGKRLISVQNPTGLVAERVLIEEAIAYSAEYYIGITVDRTAQRNAIMISTKGGMDIEEVAATDPEAIATTTVDPAIGVTDFQVRKALTQAGFELSVQPKLVRLIKSLYRTYEAVDASLVEINPCVLTEDGRVIAADAKIGLDENALYRHPEWAGKQEESAEDPIEAEAQKRGIAYVRLTGNVGIIGNGAGLVMCSLDEVARAGGKPANFLDIGGGAKADQVRQAVELVLMDPNVKGLLFNIFGGITRGDEVAKGILEALSSMNVTVPIVVRLSGTRSEEGRALLQGSPLIPAETMQEAASKIVGLVA; the protein is encoded by the coding sequence ATGGTCATATTCTACCGAGCCGAGGGCGGTCTTGTCAACCCGTTGGGTAGAATCTCGGCTCATGCGTCAGGGAGAGATCGGATGAAGCTTCACGAATATCAGGCCAAGCAGCTGATCCAACAATTTGGCGCGACCACGCCCGAGGGCGAAGTCGCCGAAACGCCCGAACAGGCGCGCGCCATCGCTGAGAAGATTGGACGAAAGGTGGTCGTTAAAGCCCAAGTGCTGATGGGCGGACGGGGCAAAGCAGGCGGTATTAAACTGGCCGACACGCCTTCAGAAGCCGAATCCGCCGCGAGAGAGATTATCGGCAAGCGGCTCATCTCCGTCCAGAATCCCACCGGCCTCGTGGCGGAGCGCGTCCTGATCGAAGAAGCGATCGCCTATTCCGCCGAGTATTACATCGGCATCACGGTCGACCGCACGGCCCAGCGCAACGCGATCATGATCAGCACAAAGGGCGGCATGGACATCGAAGAGGTGGCCGCGACCGACCCCGAGGCGATTGCGACCACAACGGTCGATCCTGCAATCGGCGTAACCGATTTCCAGGTGCGAAAAGCCTTGACTCAAGCCGGATTCGAGTTATCCGTCCAACCGAAACTCGTACGCCTTATCAAGAGCCTTTACCGCACCTACGAAGCCGTGGACGCCAGCCTGGTCGAGATCAATCCCTGCGTGCTGACCGAAGATGGTCGAGTGATCGCCGCCGACGCCAAGATCGGATTGGATGAGAATGCGCTCTATCGCCATCCCGAGTGGGCCGGCAAGCAAGAAGAGAGCGCAGAAGACCCTATCGAGGCCGAGGCGCAAAAGCGGGGCATCGCCTACGTGCGCTTGACCGGTAATGTCGGCATCATAGGCAACGGCGCAGGCTTAGTCATGTGCTCGCTGGACGAGGTGGCACGGGCGGGCGGCAAGCCGGCCAACTTCTTAGACATCGGCGGCGGCGCCAAGGCCGATCAAGTGCGCCAAGCTGTCGAACTGGTGCTGATGGACCCGAACGTAAAAGGGCTTCTGTTCAACATCTTTGGCGGAATCACGCGGGGCGACGAGGTGGCCAAAGGCATCTTAGAGGCTCTCAGCTCAATGAACGTAACGGTACCGATCGTCGTGCGACTGTCCGGCACCCGGAGCGAAGAGGGCCGCGCTTTGCTACAGGGCAGCCCGCTCATTCCCGCCGAAACGATGCAGGAGGCGGCGAGCAAGATCGTCGGCTTAGTCGCCTAG
- the groES gene encoding co-chaperone GroES, with product MLKPIGDRVVVRPKDADEVTSSGIVLPDTAKERPQEGEVMAVGAGRTLDDGRVVALEVKVGDKVLFSKYGGTEFKVGGEEYIILREDDILAIVQ from the coding sequence ATGCTGAAACCCATAGGCGACCGGGTCGTAGTGCGGCCCAAAGACGCAGACGAAGTAACGAGCAGCGGAATCGTGCTGCCCGACACCGCCAAAGAGCGGCCCCAAGAAGGCGAAGTGATGGCCGTGGGCGCTGGCCGAACCTTGGACGACGGGCGCGTCGTTGCGCTGGAAGTCAAGGTTGGCGACAAGGTGCTCTTTTCCAAGTATGGCGGCACCGAATTCAAGGTCGGCGGCGAAGAGTACATTATTTTGCGCGAGGACGACATCCTCGCCATCGTTCAGTAA
- the groL gene encoding chaperonin GroEL (60 kDa chaperone family; promotes refolding of misfolded polypeptides especially under stressful conditions; forms two stacked rings of heptamers to form a barrel-shaped 14mer; ends can be capped by GroES; misfolded proteins enter the barrel where they are refolded when GroES binds): MAAKDILYNERARHALERGVDTIANAVKVTLGPRGRNVVLEKKWGSPTVINDGVTIAKEIELEDRFENMGAQLVREVASKTNDVAGDGTTTATVLAQAIFREGLKAVASGANPIQVKRGIDKAVEAVVEHIKGVAVPVEGKDAVLQVATISANDPSIGEKVAEAIDRVTKDGVITVEESKGTQTELEVVEGMRFDRGYISPYFITDAERMEAVLEDPLILLYEKKISSAQDLLPVLEQVVKSGRPMVIIAEDVEGEALATLVVNKLRGIAHTAAVKAPGFGDRRKAMMEDIAILTGGTFITEDLGYKLENVQLNQLGSASRVILEKENATIVGGKGEKSAIDGRVAQIKKQIETTESDYDREKLQERLAKLSGGVAVIKVGAATETEMKEKKSRYDDAIHATKAAVEEGIVAGGGATLVSAIKALDSVSLEGDSKIGANIVRRALEEPLRQIAHNAGVEGSVIVEKVKTLPAGQGYNAVTGEFVDMVKAGIVDPAKVTRSALENAGSIAGMLLTTEALVAELPETDKPAMPTPPGGGMY; this comes from the coding sequence ATGGCTGCAAAGGACATTCTGTATAACGAAAGGGCGCGGCACGCCCTGGAGCGCGGCGTGGACACCATTGCCAACGCCGTCAAGGTCACATTGGGCCCCCGAGGCCGAAACGTCGTGCTGGAGAAGAAGTGGGGCAGCCCGACCGTCATCAACGACGGCGTAACCATTGCCAAAGAGATCGAGTTGGAAGACCGATTCGAGAACATGGGCGCCCAGTTGGTGCGCGAAGTCGCGAGCAAGACCAACGACGTAGCCGGCGACGGCACCACTACGGCGACCGTGTTGGCTCAGGCGATCTTTCGAGAAGGTCTGAAGGCCGTCGCGTCCGGCGCCAATCCGATCCAGGTTAAGCGCGGCATCGACAAGGCCGTGGAGGCCGTCGTCGAGCACATTAAGGGCGTGGCCGTGCCCGTAGAGGGCAAGGACGCCGTTCTGCAAGTGGCGACCATTTCGGCGAACGATCCTTCGATCGGCGAGAAAGTGGCCGAGGCGATCGACCGAGTTACCAAGGATGGCGTCATCACGGTTGAAGAGAGCAAGGGCACCCAGACCGAGCTGGAAGTGGTCGAGGGTATGCGATTTGACCGCGGCTACATCTCGCCCTACTTCATTACCGACGCCGAGCGAATGGAAGCCGTACTGGAAGATCCGCTGATCCTACTGTACGAGAAGAAGATCAGCTCTGCCCAAGACCTTCTGCCCGTTCTGGAGCAGGTCGTGAAGTCGGGCCGACCGATGGTCATTATCGCCGAAGATGTAGAGGGCGAAGCCCTGGCCACTTTGGTCGTCAATAAGCTTCGAGGCATCGCCCACACCGCCGCCGTCAAGGCGCCCGGATTTGGCGACCGCCGAAAGGCCATGATGGAGGACATCGCGATCCTGACCGGCGGCACCTTCATCACCGAAGATCTGGGATACAAACTGGAGAACGTTCAGCTGAACCAGCTGGGCAGCGCCAGCCGCGTGATCCTGGAGAAGGAGAACGCCACCATCGTTGGCGGCAAGGGCGAAAAGAGCGCGATCGACGGGCGCGTGGCCCAGATCAAGAAACAGATCGAGACCACCGAGAGCGACTACGACCGCGAGAAGCTTCAGGAGCGACTGGCCAAGCTGAGCGGCGGCGTGGCCGTGATCAAGGTGGGTGCGGCGACCGAGACCGAGATGAAGGAAAAGAAGTCTCGATACGACGACGCGATCCATGCGACAAAGGCCGCAGTCGAAGAGGGCATCGTGGCTGGAGGCGGCGCCACCCTGGTGAGTGCGATCAAGGCGCTGGACAGCGTGAGCCTGGAAGGCGATTCCAAGATAGGCGCCAACATCGTGCGCCGCGCTCTGGAGGAGCCCCTTCGACAGATCGCCCATAACGCGGGCGTCGAGGGCAGCGTGATTGTGGAGAAGGTGAAGACCCTGCCCGCTGGCCAAGGCTACAACGCCGTAACCGGCGAGTTTGTCGATATGGTGAAGGCGGGCATCGTGGACCCGGCCAAGGTTACGCGATCGGCTCTGGAGAACGCCGGTTCGATCGCCGGGATGCTGCTGACCACCGAAGCTCTGGTGGCCGAGCTTCCCGAGACCGACAAACCCGCTATGCCGACCCCCCCCGGCGGCGGAATGTACTAA